The Methanothrix soehngenii GP6 genome has a window encoding:
- the larC2 gene encoding nickel pincer cofactor biosynthesis protein LarC2, whose translation MKTLVIDSRVAGISSEMLLSSLVDLIRSPATLEPLAKAIGELPNCTAFSYKFEKNCSCGISAKKIDVVLMEERFRSGIVLVASARKLMEELNLSREASGLVVSVLEDLIAAGERVHRHSFSSCRVASLKTLFEVLGSAYILDKEGFLEGTIYATPPALGSSAVGIDGIQIGGPAPATLEILCKHQMAYSSLPVDSELTTSTGAALLANLADYIVDFYPAMKPIAVGYGAGTSDLNGRPNVLRILEGESFRATRESIILLETNIDDLSGETVGYVMQRLFKEGAVDVFVTPAQGKKNRPVSIISVITDHSACDRMIRVLMEETGTLGVRVQEVPRVVADRERVPRQFSIQGKIFEVRVKTSYVDGKIISIKPEYEDLKKMAECLNIPLNHVTEAVKRELPGLARLDDA comes from the coding sequence TTGAAAACTTTAGTCATAGATTCGAGGGTTGCTGGAATATCCAGTGAGATGCTTCTTTCCTCACTGGTGGATCTAATACGGTCTCCAGCCACCCTGGAGCCTTTAGCCAAAGCAATAGGAGAGCTGCCAAATTGCACAGCTTTCTCCTATAAATTCGAAAAAAACTGCTCTTGCGGGATCTCTGCCAAAAAGATAGATGTCGTGCTAATGGAAGAGAGATTTCGCAGCGGAATTGTGCTGGTTGCATCTGCTCGCAAACTGATGGAAGAGCTGAATCTGTCCAGGGAGGCCTCAGGCCTTGTCGTGTCTGTGCTAGAGGACCTGATCGCGGCCGGAGAGCGGGTGCACCGCCATAGCTTCTCCAGCTGCAGGGTTGCATCGCTGAAAACGCTCTTCGAGGTTCTTGGATCGGCCTACATCCTCGATAAAGAGGGATTCTTGGAGGGAACCATCTATGCCACTCCGCCGGCCCTTGGTTCCAGTGCAGTCGGAATAGACGGCATCCAGATAGGAGGTCCCGCGCCTGCAACTCTAGAAATCCTGTGCAAGCATCAAATGGCTTATTCCTCGTTGCCGGTGGACAGTGAGCTGACAACGTCCACCGGCGCCGCGCTCCTGGCCAATCTTGCGGACTATATTGTGGATTTCTATCCGGCCATGAAACCAATCGCTGTGGGCTACGGTGCCGGAACTAGCGATCTGAATGGAAGGCCCAATGTTCTGAGAATCCTTGAAGGAGAGAGCTTTCGAGCGACAAGGGAGAGCATAATCCTCCTTGAGACAAATATCGACGATCTATCCGGGGAGACGGTGGGCTATGTCATGCAAAGATTGTTTAAAGAGGGTGCAGTTGACGTTTTCGTGACCCCAGCCCAAGGCAAGAAGAACCGGCCTGTAAGCATCATCTCAGTGATCACCGATCACAGTGCTTGTGACAGGATGATAAGGGTTCTCATGGAAGAGACTGGGACACTGGGGGTGCGAGTGCAAGAGGTTCCGCGAGTTGTAGCTGATAGGGAGCGAGTGCCGCGTCAGTTCTCAATTCAGGGCAAGATCTTCGAGGTTAGGGTCAAGACGTCATATGTTGATGGAAAGATAATAAGCATAAAGCCTGAGTACGAGGATCTGAAAAAGATGGCTGAATGCCTGAACATTCCTTTGAACCATGTGACGGAAGCCGTCAAGAGGGAACTGCCCGGGCTGGCTCGCCTTGATGATGCCTAA
- a CDS encoding IS1634 family transposase, which produces MKPTRRIKVKNGIEYWYEETPYYDKEKKQIRHRSKYLGRNVDGQPVRMRSAPSEIKEKTKKKTAEVKSSFDYGSILVHQSIMEELNLDRYLENLLPSTEASMIRALVFNRIIRPTAMKNVDSWFEGTALALESPQIDLASQRVSELLCRVGESNIPDRFMSQLIEGTSTKSTLIYDITSLSSYSQLINLLEYGYNRDGVDLPQINMSLIMDKDKGIPVMYDIFPGSISDVSTLSGTLKKIKAHGVQNYVAVMDRGFFSLGNLCELLDNKISFVMAAKLQLNDLKQLMTEAQKDIDDVKYLHKFNNEPIFAKPMTYNIDNMEVRGYVYYDPKLEQNEKQTLLSRLYDIREELLKVRLKKNSSPQVAFKEKARGFGNFFEWNVVDNRFDVSIKQNAVTQRMNKMGKYILFYSGDFDWLNCLSLYRERDEIEKSFKALKNEIDILPLNTHSEKTTRGFIFVAFLSLIIRTRLINMMREAKLLDKYSVELLLLQLEKLRKITLADGQILVTEMTKKQREILQALNLCA; this is translated from the coding sequence ATGAAACCCACTAGAAGAATCAAAGTGAAAAATGGTATCGAATATTGGTATGAAGAAACACCCTATTATGATAAGGAGAAGAAGCAGATCAGACATAGATCAAAATATTTAGGCAGAAACGTCGATGGCCAGCCGGTCCGGATGCGTTCCGCTCCATCTGAGATCAAAGAGAAGACAAAGAAGAAAACTGCAGAAGTCAAGTCATCTTTTGATTATGGTTCTATACTTGTGCACCAGTCAATAATGGAAGAACTTAACTTAGATCGCTATCTAGAGAACCTATTACCCTCAACCGAGGCGTCCATGATTCGCGCATTGGTATTCAACCGAATCATAAGACCTACGGCAATGAAGAACGTCGATTCATGGTTCGAAGGGACCGCTCTTGCTCTTGAATCTCCTCAAATCGACCTTGCCAGCCAGCGAGTAAGTGAACTTCTCTGCCGGGTGGGTGAAAGCAATATCCCTGACCGCTTTATGTCCCAACTGATTGAAGGAACCAGCACCAAAAGCACTCTCATTTACGATATTACAAGCCTATCAAGTTACTCTCAACTTATCAACCTTCTTGAGTACGGATATAATCGCGATGGAGTGGATCTTCCGCAAATTAATATGTCCTTGATTATGGATAAGGACAAAGGAATCCCTGTGATGTATGACATCTTCCCTGGAAGCATTTCTGATGTCAGTACGCTTTCCGGCACTTTGAAAAAGATTAAGGCTCACGGAGTCCAAAACTATGTTGCTGTGATGGATCGGGGATTCTTTAGCTTGGGCAATCTCTGTGAGTTGTTGGACAATAAAATTTCGTTTGTCATGGCTGCTAAGTTGCAGTTGAATGATCTGAAGCAACTAATGACCGAAGCGCAAAAGGACATCGATGACGTAAAATACCTGCATAAGTTTAACAACGAGCCAATTTTTGCTAAGCCAATGACATATAATATTGATAATATGGAAGTCCGCGGGTACGTGTATTATGATCCTAAATTGGAGCAAAACGAGAAGCAGACCCTTCTTAGCAGGTTGTACGATATTCGAGAAGAGCTGCTCAAGGTTCGCTTGAAGAAGAATAGCAGTCCTCAAGTGGCTTTTAAAGAGAAAGCGCGAGGATTCGGAAACTTCTTTGAATGGAATGTGGTAGATAATCGCTTTGATGTTTCGATTAAACAGAATGCTGTGACTCAAAGAATGAATAAAATGGGTAAGTATATCCTGTTCTACTCAGGGGACTTCGACTGGCTAAATTGTCTTTCTCTTTATCGGGAGCGCGATGAAATCGAAAAAAGCTTTAAGGCTCTGAAGAACGAAATCGATATCCTTCCGCTGAATACTCATAGTGAAAAGACAACAAGAGGCTTCATCTTCGTCGCTTTCCTGAGTCTAATCATTAGGACGAGGTTGATCAATATGATGAGAGAAGCGAAGCTACTGGATAAGTATTCTGTTGAACTCTTGCTTCTGCAATTGGAGAAATTGAGAAAAATCACTTTGGCGGACGGACAGATATTAGTCACCGAAATGACAAAAAAACAGAGGGAAATACTTCAGGCGCTAAACCTGTGCGCCTGA